One Saccharomyces mikatae IFO 1815 strain IFO1815 genome assembly, chromosome: 16 genomic region harbors:
- the HDA3 gene encoding Hda3p (similar to Saccharomyces cerevisiae HDA3 (YPR179C); ancestral locus Anc_7.535) — protein sequence MDLLRILDTKPIPTIVDATTLGISGNISGDYWLPTTMSLYQKELTDQIVSLHYSDILRYFETSHYKEDVILESMRTMCLNGSLVATHPYLLIDHYMPKSLITRDVPAHLAENSGKFSVLRDLINLVQEYETQTAIVCRPGRTMDLLEALLLGNKVHIKRYDGHSIKSKQKSNDFSCTVHLFSSEGLNLAKCPIKPKARFDMLICLDTTVDTSHKDIQYLLQYKRERKGLERYAPIVRLVAINSIDHCTLFFSKKFDKNSRKYLENVTAAMVILRDRLGTLPPDLRPIYSQKLHYLVEWLENPTVPWPLPDIYPLKQYTSMDVERSLLTEVHFKRSDDQLEDAFANCSKKRGRQCVNKTSSSSNAVVIEDNDTPTFYSTKRLKNDYYTNPLKQDMTQLTGITTADNSSNVNYHLSSGIITHKLIQSMGEVYMDICVQKQELNDYSCLNHLQNDHLQFFLNEDEKILKEYENVLQKNNDNLRKSHELEVENNSKFSQIETLEKDIETLKGNLVAQGEIFSNLIESFIKTGSTQDEIEKGERMSKSRDAEKKYMEQEIKRAVDAVKENEEETRKLDVKRRELENEMTLKFQNSETSKKELNEKIEIMRKEIKVESGLNKELVGQLSKTMENLESLTISRVRTQNGNTKKKSKTKGQTIYK from the coding sequence ATGGATCTACTACGTATTTTGGATACGAAGCCAATACCTACAATTGTTGATGCTACTACATTGGGTATCTCAGGTAATATTTCTGGTGATTATTGGCTACCAACCACTATGTCactttatcaaaaagaGCTCACAGATCAGATAGTATCATTGCACTACTCCGATATTCTGAgatattttgaaacttcGCACTATAAAGAGGATGTTATCCTCGAGTCTATGAGGACTATGTGTTTAAACGGTTCATTAGTAGCAACCCATCCATACCTGCTAATAGACCATTATATGCCTAAATCATTGATAACTCGTGACGTTCCTGCACATTTAGCGGAGAACAGTGGAAAGTTTAGTGTTCTAAGAGATCTTATAAATCTTGTTCAAGAATATGAAACTCAAACGGCCATTGTTTGTAGGCCTGGTAGAACAATGGATTTATTAGAAGCCTTATTATTGGGGAATAAAGTACATATTAAAAGATATGATGGTCATTCCATTAAgtcaaaacaaaaatcaaatGACTTCTCCTGTACTGTTCatctattttcttctgaGGGATTAAACTTGGCAAAATGCCCGATAAAACCTAAGGCTCGATTTGACATGCTGATCTGTTTAGATACTACAGTGGATACGAGTCATAAGGACATTCAATATCTGTTGCAATATAAGAGGGAGAGGAAAGGTTTAGAAAGATATGCTCCAATCGTTAGGCTGGTGGCCATCAATTCGATCGACCATtgtactttatttttcagtaaAAAGTTTGATAAGAATAGCAGAAAGTATTTAGAAAACGTCACTGCTGCTATGGTAATCTTGAGGGATCGTTTAGGTACACTGCCACCTGATTTGAGACCCATCTATTCTCAAAAACTACACTATTTAGTAGAATGGTTAGAAAACCCTACTGTACCGTGGCCTTTACCAGATATTTATCCTTTGAAGCAATATACCTCTATGGATGTAGAAAGGTCTTTGTTAACAGAAGTACATTTCAAAAGGTCTGATGACCAACTAGAAGATGCATTTGCTAACTGTTCCAAGAAGAGGGGGCGCCAGTGTGTCAACaaaacatcatcatcttcgaATGCCGTGGTAATTGAAGATAATGACACACCAACTTTTTACTCTACTAAAAGGTTAAAAAATGATTATTATACGAATCCTTTAAAACAAGATATGACGCAACTAACAGGTATTACCACAGCAGATAATTCCTCCAATGTAAATTATCATTTATCAAGTGGAATCATCACTCATAAACTGATCCAATCGATGGGAGAAGTATATATGGACATTTGTGTTCAAAAACAGGAGCTGAATGATTACTCATGCTTAAATCACTTGCAGAATGATCACTTACAGTTCTTCTTGaacgaagatgaaaaaatcttaaaagaatatgaaaatgtgttgcaaaaaaataatgataatttaAGAAAGTCACATGAACTAGAAGTTGAAAACAATTCGAAGTTTTCTCAAATCGAAACGTTAGAAAAGGATATTGAGACTTTAAAGGGAAATTTAGTAGCACAGGGAGAGATATTTTCAAACCTGATTGAATCTTTTATTAAGACTGGCAGTACGCAGGACGAGATCgaaaaaggagaaagaaTGAGCAAGTCAAGGGATGCTGAGAAGAAGTATATGGaacaagaaatcaaaagagCTGTTGATGctgtcaaagaaaatgaggaAGAGACACGCAAACTTGATGTCAAGAGAAGAgaattagaaaatgaaatgacattgaaatttcaaaattctgAGACCTCCAAGAAAGAACTGAAtgagaaaattgaaataaTGAGGAAGGAAATAAAGGTTGAAAGTGGTCTTAATAAGGAGCTAGTAGGCCAACTGTCCAAAACAATGGAAAACTTAGAAAGCTTGACAATTTCACGAGTTCGTACTCAAAACGGCAatacgaaaaaaaaatcgaagACAAAAGGCCagacaatatataaataa
- the AOS1 gene encoding E1 ubiquitin-activating protein AOS1 (similar to Saccharomyces cerevisiae AOS1 (YPR180W); ancestral locus Anc_7.536): MNGEKLSEDEIALYDRQIRLWGLAAQANMRSAKVLLINLGAVGSEITKSIVLSGIGHLTIMDGHKVTEEDLGSQFFIGSEDIGQWKIDATKERIQDLNPRVELNFDKQTLREKDEGFFQQFDLIVATEMKADEAIKINTLTRRLNIPLYIAGSNGLFAYIFIDLIEFISEDEKLQSMRPTFVGPISSNRSIIEVNTRKDEEDAKKTFERIKIKNSYKSLEEVLSTATLKEKMTRRQLKRVTSVLPLTLCLLQHEFNQKGEEISFEQMKRDAFVWCEQLGVPKTVINDEYTQQFIKQKGIEFAPVAAIIGGAVAQDVINILGKRLSPLNNFIVLDGITLDMPLFEF; the protein is encoded by the coding sequence ATGAATGGGGAAAAATTaagtgaagatgaaattgcACTGTACGATAGACAAATTCGTCTATGGGGATTGGCAGCACAAGCCAATATGAGATCAGCAAAAGTGTTGCTGATCAATCTTGGAGCTGTTGGCTCTGAAATCACCAAGAGTATTGTCCTTAGTGGCATAGGACATTTAACAATAATGGATGGGCACAAAGTGactgaagaagatttaGGCtctcaatttttcattggcTCTGAAGATATTGGTCAATGGAAGATTGATGccacaaaagaaagaattcaAGACTTAAATCCCCGCGTAGAGCTGAACTTTGATAAGCAGACACTgagagaaaaagatgaaggtTTTTTTCAGCAGTTTGATTTAATTGTGGCTACAGAAATGAAGGCTGACGAGGCAATCAAAATTAACACATTGACCCGAAGATTAAACATCCCATTGTATATTGCTGGTTCTAATGGATTGTTTGcgtatatttttattgactTGATTGAATTTATCTCAgaggatgaaaaattgcaaAGCATGAGACCTACTTTTGTTGGTCCTATTTCAAGCAATCGAAGTATCATTGAAGTCAACACTAGAAaagatgaggaagatgcaaaaaaaactttcgAACGAATCAAGATCAAAAATAGCTATAAATCATTGGAAGAAGTCTTAAGCACAGCCacattaaaagaaaaaatgacacGAAGACAGTTAAAACGAGTCACTAGTGTCTTGCCATTAACTTTGTGTTTATTGCAGCATGAATTCAATCAAAAGGGCGAGGAAATAAGCTTTgaacaaatgaaaagagatGCATTTGTATGGTGTGAACAGCTAGGTGTACCAAAGACGGTGATAAATGACGAATATACACAACAATttatcaaacaaaaagGTATTGAGTTTGCTCCTGTTGCTGCCATTATAGGAGGCGCTGTTGCACAGGATGTCATCAATATCCTGGGTAAGAGGCTATCCCCACTAAATAATTTTATTGTACTCGATGGCATTACTCTAGATATGCCACTTTTTGAATTCTAa